Part of the Clostridium sporogenes genome, CATATCTTCGAAATATTTATTATCAACAGATTCACTAAATACTAAACGAAGTTTTGTTTCACTTACTGCATATGCATCTTTTAAAACAGGTGCTGTGTTATCTTTTGAAACTGTGAATGATATTCTCTTATCATCATCTGGAGCTACTTTGTTTCCATATACGTCTTTAAGTTTACCTTGAAGAATTTTTAATACATTAGCGCCTTCTTCAAATGAAGTATCATCAAAATAAACTTTTACTGTTTTATCATCTTGGTCATCTGAATCTAATTCAGCGTTAGTTGCATTTTTCCCATTATATACAAAGTTATTATTACTTATTGAACTTTCATCCATTTTTACATTAAATTCAAGTGTAACTTCTCCATTAACTTTACCAGTTGCAGATACTATTTTAGGCTCTGATTTTACATCATTTACTGTAAATGACATATCAACTTTTTGTAATGTAAAGTTTTGTAAGTCAAGAATTTCTTTGCTAGTTGAAGTTCCTATAGTTAAAGTATGTTTACCTGAAGCTATTGGAGAATCAAATTCTATTTTAATTTCATTTGTTATATTAGGAGTTACATTTGTAACTTTATTCATTGAAGTTATTTTTGCTCCAAATGAAGATATAGATTGTCCGTCAATTTTATAATTTTCTGAAGCTTCTGCATTATCTGTTTGAACACCTTCGCTAAATGTTATTTTTAAAGTTTTTGCTCCATCCATAGTTACTTTTTCAACTGTTGGGGCAGTTACATCTTTAAATGTTACATCTTGTTCAAAAGCTGAAACTGTTTTACCAGAATCTTTTTCTTGAATTACACTATCTTTAACTTCAAATTTCTTTGTTGTATTTTGATTTTTTGCATCCTTTAATGTAATGATAACTGTTTTATCATCATCTAATAATTTTGCTGTAGCATCACCATCTGTTAATTTATCTCCAGCTAATTTATAATTTGCTACTGTTGTAGCAGAATCTTCTTTTACTTTTTGTGTAAATACAACTTTTATTTGATTAAGATTAATAGCACTTACTGATTCAACTCTAACTCCTAATTTAGCTTCAGCATCAGCTATTGCTTTGTCTTTAGCAGCTATTCTAGCTTCGAAAGCTGATTTTTTAGTTGCATCTTTAACATTGTTTACAGCTTTAACAGCATCTGCTTTTAAAGCTTTTGCAGCTGTTATTTCTTGAGCTGTTCCTATTTTTGCATCTTCATAAGCTTTAACAGCTTTTTCTACTGCTGCTAATTCTGGATTAATAGTATTCTCTATTTCATTAACTATTTCATCTGGCATAACACCTTTTCCACCTACTGTAGAAACTTCTGTTTTGTCAGTTTTGTTATCTTGTATATATTTTATTGCATTCTTAGTTCCTTGAGCATCTTTAGTGTCAACTAGAACTAATGGTGCACCACTTCTTCCTGCTAATGCTGAAGCTACTAAAGCATCTGCATAACCATTTTGTCCATCAGTTGCATTAGCTACATATATATTGTCAGCATTTAATTTAAAGTGTTCCATTATTTTAAGGTTAGTGTCAAATCTATCTGCACCACCATTAACTCTTTCACTTGCTCCTAATTTATTGTAAACTGCTGTTGGAACAACTCCTTCTGTTCCTATTACAGTTACTTTTGAACTATGTTTTTTAACAAAGTCAGCTGCTAAATCTGCTGTAGACGCATCTCTTCCTACTATTAATAGAACTTGCTCTTTAGCTGCTGCTACTGGTGCTGCTGATAAAGCGTCTGAGAAACCATCTTGTCCATTAACAACCATAACATTATCAGCTTTTACGCCTAGTTTGTCTACTAAGTGATTAGCTACTGCTAGGTTAGTTTCAAATCTAGTTTTTCCACCTAATTCAGTTACTTTGTAATCTTTTTTAAGTCCATCTCTTACTGCTTGTGATACAGATGCATTTCCACCTATAACATAAACATTTTCTGGTTTTAATGTTTGTAATGCACTTTTAGCATTTGAATTTAATTCTCCTGCTGTAGTTAATATTATTGGTGCATTTAATTTTTTAGCTAATACAGATGCACTTAGTGAATCTGCATAACCATTTCCTGAAGCTATTATTACATCTTTAGCTCCATCTTTCCAATTAGCTTTTGCTACGTTTGCAGCTGTTTCATATCTGTCATTTCCTTGTACCTTATTAACGTCTCCTGGTGCTGCTTTAACATTTCCTGTTGCAACAGTTGCTAAAACTAGTCCAACAACTGTAGCACTTGCTAGTGCTCTTGTACCTTTCTTATTCATGTGCTTATACCTCCTTAAATGTGTAAACATTAATTAATAAAATATAAATAAATAACATTCTATTATTGCTTTTAGCTTAAATAGATATGTTAACTTTTCCTGAATATGCTATGTTTTCCTAAACAGGATTTTTTAAGTCATTTTTAATTATAACACAGGCTTGTAACATTTTCTATAAGTAATATTTATTTCATTAAATAATATTTTTTACATAATATGATTTAATATTACATATTATATTATATTTTTACATTTATCATTAAATTATTCCATTTTTATATATCTTTCGACATTTTTCTCTTGTCGTATTTTTGTTTTTTTATTTTATTTAAATATTTTCATAATAATTGTATACATACCCATATTATATTTTAATTACATTATTCTATATTTAATGGTAAAGTCCTCCTTTCCGGTAGTGATTTTATTAAATTTTTATAATATATTATTAAATGTCTAGGATTTAATGTTATTTTTCCTAGAATGCTTTTATAATGATCACATACAATATATAATTAAATATAGGGTTTATTAAAACTCTTATTTATAATTAATTTAAAATTGATTATAAACTATTGTTGAAGACTAAGGATTGGAGTTGAATTTATTGTGAAAATTAAATATGTTACTATACTTCTTCTATGTATTTGTTCGCCTTTAGTTTTTGTAGGTTGTGATTCTAAATCAGAGGAGCCTGTATCTAGAGAAACTTATCTTATGGGAACTATAATAAATATTAAAGCCTATGGGAAAAATGCTGATAAGGCAGTACAGGCTTCTGTGGATAAAATTTCTGATATAGAAAATAAAATGTCTCTTAATATATCTACTAGTGAAGTTAATAAAATTAATAAAAATGCTGGAATAACTCCTGTTAAAGTAAGTAAAAATACTTTTGATGTAGTAAAAGCTTCATTAATATATAGTGAAAAAACTAAAGGTTCCTTTGACATAACTGTAGAACCATTAGTATCTCTTTGGGGTATTGGAACAGACAAAGCAAGAATCCCATCTAAAGATGAGATAAGCAATGCCTTAAAACTTATAAATTATAAGGATGTTGTTATGAACGAAAAGGAATCCACCGTTATGCTTAAAAGGAAAGGTCAGGCTATAGATTTAGGAGCTATCGCTAAAGGATATGCTGCCGATGAATTAAAAGAAGTTTTGTTAAACCACAATATTAGTTCTGCTTTTTTAAGTCTTGGTGGAAATGTATATGTTTTAGGAAATAAACCAGACAAAACCCCTTGGAACATAGGTGTTCAAAATCCTTTAAGACCAAGAGGAAATCCTTTAGGTATAGTATCTATTTCTGATAAATCTATTGTTACTTCTGGTAATTACGAAAGATTTTTTGAAAAAAACGGGAAAAGATATCATCATATATTCGATACTAAAACAGGCTATCCTGCAGAGAAAGGTCTTATTAGTGTTTCTATAATATCCGATAAATCCATAGACGGTGATGCATTATCTACAAGTGTTTATACTTTAGGCTTAGATGAAGGTAAAAAATTAATAGAAAGCTTAAAAGGTGTAGAGGCTATATTTGTAACCAATGATAAAAAAGTTTATATAACCTCTGGACTCAAAGACACATTTAAATTAGAAGACTCAAGTTTTAAACTACAAAATAAATAGCTTTTTTAAATAGTTTATTTTTATATTTTAATAAGAATATATTAAAATGTAAAAAAATTAATTTTTAAATTTAATAAATTTTATTTTGTTATAAGATAATAGGTGGTGATCTAATGAAAAAAGGTGATAAAATTGTAAAATATATAGTTTCTATTCTATTAGCTTTAAGCGTAATAAGCATTATTTTCTTCAAATTCTTTGTAAAATCTGAAAATGCTGTAGCTGTAATAAAACAGAATGGTAAAATTATAGAAAAAATTGATTTATCTAAGGTAAAAGAAAAAAAAGAATTAAAAATTAATTATAATGATAAAGATCATAAGGGTTATAATACTATAGAGATAGATAAAGGCTCTATTAGATTTATTGATGCGGATTGTCCTGATAAGGTTTGTGTAAAATCAGGTGTATTAAAGAAACCTGGAGAAACGGCTGCTTGTCTTCCTCATAAACTTATAATTACTATTGAAAAAAATAATGATAAAGTAGACGGAGTTTCTTATTAAATTTAGGAGTAATCTATATGAAAAATAAAAATTATAATACTAGAAAAATGATTTTTTTAAGTTTGATGGTAGGTATAGCATTAATTATATACATAATAGAGGCTCAAATACCTGTACTTTTTCCTGGCATTAAACTAGGTCTTGCTAATGTTATTTCACTAGTTACCTTAATTATGCTAGGTGGATATGAAGCCCTATTGGTTATGTTTCTAAGAACCCTTTTAGGCTCTATGTTTGCAGGAAATATGTCTTCTTTTATGTTTAGCCTAGCTGGTGGTTTTTTAAGTAATATTATTATGATTATACTTTATTATAAATTTAAAGAAAACTTAAGTTTAAGTTCCATAAGCATTTGCGGTGCTATCTTTCACAATATAGGTCAACTCTTTATAGCAGCCTTTGTGGTAAAAGATTTTAGAATATATGTGTATTTACCAGTACTTATGATTTCCGGTATAATAACAGGCTATTTTATAGGCCTATGCACTAAACATCTTAATAAAAATTTGGGCAATGTAAAACTATTTAATGAACTAAAATAATTAAGTTGCCCTACAACTTAATTCAGATCAAAAGTACAAAATACAATAAAACTAAAGCGTTAAGTAAAATTTTACTTAACGCTTCTTTATACTCTGTACTCTGGTATTTCTTAAAATATATCTAATATTCTAAAATCTCCTACTTTTTCATCTAATTTTTGTTCCACTGCCTCGGATACTGAAGCTTTTCCTCCAACAATAACTAAGTTACCCTCGTCCTCTATATTAGTTTCAACAAATTTTTCTGCATTAGCTATTTCTGTTGTACCTGCTCCTAATCCACTTAGAACTAATGGTGAGCCTGTTTTAGCTGCTGCTGCTGAAGCTACTAGAGCATCTGCAAATTGACCTTGTCCAGCTTTTCCGCCTTGTCCTCCTGCTGCTATATATACATGACTAAAGTCTAATCCACCTTTACCTTTAAAATATTCTAGCACTGCTAGATTAGTTTGAAATCTGTTTTTAGATTGAGCATCTGAAGTTATCTTTGTACCATTTACAGAACTAACCACAGAGGAAGGTAACACACCACTACCACCTACTGCAAGAATCTGTAATTTGTTTTTTGATATTATATTATTTTTTACTACATTTGGTACACTTTTAGTATTTCCAAATAATACTGGATAACCATTAGTAGCTGCTACTGAAGCTACAGATAATGCATCTGCATATCCATCTTGTCCATTTACCAAAATCCCTGTTTTTGATTTAGGACTTAATCTTAATATTTCTTCTGCCACTCTGGCATTAGTTCCATATCTTGTTTTGTCACTATATTTTTGTCCATCGTAACGTGTAACTTGGAACCCCTTACTTTTTAATGAACTTTCTATAGTTGTAGATACAACGCCAGTACCACCAACTATATATATTTTTTTAACATTTTGTAAGTCACTTATAGTTTTTAGCACCTCTGACTCTAATGCTCCTTTATTTTCAGTTAAAAGTATTGGAGCATTTAATAATCTTGAAAGTGGTGCTGAACTTACTGCATCTGCATAGCCTGTACCATTTACTAAAATAACAGCCTCTGATTTTTGGAATATTTCTTTTGCTGTTTTGTTAGCTGTATCTATTCTGTTAGTTCCATTCATTCTTTTTATAGAAGCTGCTTGTACATTAGTAAAAGAGATTCCTATTACCATTACTAAAGTAGCAGTTATAACTGAAAGAATTTTTTTATTCTTCTTTAACATTAGTTTCCCTCCATTTATATAATTTTCTATATTTTTAATTATATACTAAATCAATTTACATTTATAGATTCTATATAATATTCGTACAAAATCTTTTGTTTTTTAGAGTTTATTTTTAAATATCTCTTACTTAATATAAATTTTCTATATATTAAATTTATAATATATGTATATTTACTATTTTTGTAATTTATAATATATTGACAGCATATTTTGTAAACCTGAAACTAAATATGTTAGTAAAACGCTAGGTAATGTAAAAGCATTTACGATAAACAATATGCAATTATCAATGATCAATTGTAAATAAACAATAAACACTGACTATTGAACATTAATCATTAAGTAAAAAAGAGTTAAGTAAATTAATTTACTTAACTCTTTTTTGCTCTGTACTCTGTCCCTAGTTTGCTGGCTTTTCTTCTTTTACCACTATGTCTTTTCCATAAGCTATTAATGCATTTGTAGGACATTTTTTAACACATGCCATACATTTTACACATTTTTCTTTATCTACTACTGGTAGATTGTTTTCCATTGTTATAGCCTTTACTGGACAAGTTCTTTCACATAGCTTACATGTCATACATCCAACTTGACAAATATCTTTAACAGCTTTTAATGTATCTTTAGAGTTACATGCTACTCTAATTACAGCTGATAATGGTTTTAGATCTATTACTGCTCTTGGACAAGCTTTTACACAGGCTCCACAACCTACACATTTTTCTGGATCTACTTCTGCTATTCCACCTTCTGTTACATGGATAGCATCAAATGCACAGGCTTTTGCACAGCTTCCTAAACCTAAACATCCATATTGACAAGATTT contains:
- a CDS encoding cell wall-binding repeat-containing protein, which codes for MNKKGTRALASATVVGLVLATVATGNVKAAPGDVNKVQGNDRYETAANVAKANWKDGAKDVIIASGNGYADSLSASVLAKKLNAPIILTTAGELNSNAKSALQTLKPENVYVIGGNASVSQAVRDGLKKDYKVTELGGKTRFETNLAVANHLVDKLGVKADNVMVVNGQDGFSDALSAAPVAAAKEQVLLIVGRDASTADLAADFVKKHSSKVTVIGTEGVVPTAVYNKLGASERVNGGADRFDTNLKIMEHFKLNADNIYVANATDGQNGYADALVASALAGRSGAPLVLVDTKDAQGTKNAIKYIQDNKTDKTEVSTVGGKGVMPDEIVNEIENTINPELAAVEKAVKAYEDAKIGTAQEITAAKALKADAVKAVNNVKDATKKSAFEARIAAKDKAIADAEAKLGVRVESVSAINLNQIKVVFTQKVKEDSATTVANYKLAGDKLTDGDATAKLLDDDKTVIITLKDAKNQNTTKKFEVKDSVIQEKDSGKTVSAFEQDVTFKDVTAPTVEKVTMDGAKTLKITFSEGVQTDNAEASENYKIDGQSISSFGAKITSMNKVTNVTPNITNEIKIEFDSPIASGKHTLTIGTSTSKEILDLQNFTLQKVDMSFTVNDVKSEPKIVSATGKVNGEVTLEFNVKMDESSISNNNFVYNGKNATNAELDSDDQDDKTVKVYFDDTSFEEGANVLKILQGKLKDVYGNKVAPDDDKRISFTVSKDNTAPVLKDAYAVSETKLRLVFSESVDNKYFEDMKSNGSIKLKNSDGDTEYGNKTNPWGAIELVKNHSNEIELTMPEKSNYARLGKANYDIVVKDICDKAGNEIAESKKTITTIDNTDPTLRVGDNLLVNVDKETAKVLFNEPMDKDSIGQLNNYLYNTGDGFKKLPSGSSITVANDGKSATINFPKDTVKSGWFGNAEVRVMNVKDAAGNTIDGNVATTGKAVNATTSTVDAPDFIDNLTVYGNDNEVWAEVDVNDAIDALDKNDFKLSNAAVDGYLTISPTGNYEPKSVVRNGKKLTITWDNENAVKEFKAAGKKIRIPSSFTANTTANEEGIKLVATDNYDATDKIAPELMEKVGTDKETYPVIVNKPDVATEDANITVRFNEVIKNTASLYEDDFSISIKGKSVDSDDITANVVGSTITLSIKNTDDYETAYTANDITFKLKSDVDIKDESDNSFVPSTDEKTGRIDKTETQAAKDAGDAVAAAKSDATVKKSGTAEAGYTIADGTITGVPAGKVKDLKADIVVNNDKATLKVVAAGTDVSDAAKFDAASALTDETELAKDQIVAVKAENGTTKAYVITLAPVQSNDATVKKSVAAEAGYTIADGTITGVPAGTVADLKADIVVNNAKATLKVTDASDAEITDDTTALANGQKVVVKAEDGTTKTYVITLA
- a CDS encoding FAD:protein FMN transferase yields the protein MKIKYVTILLLCICSPLVFVGCDSKSEEPVSRETYLMGTIINIKAYGKNADKAVQASVDKISDIENKMSLNISTSEVNKINKNAGITPVKVSKNTFDVVKASLIYSEKTKGSFDITVEPLVSLWGIGTDKARIPSKDEISNALKLINYKDVVMNEKESTVMLKRKGQAIDLGAIAKGYAADELKEVLLNHNISSAFLSLGGNVYVLGNKPDKTPWNIGVQNPLRPRGNPLGIVSISDKSIVTSGNYERFFEKNGKRYHHIFDTKTGYPAEKGLISVSIISDKSIDGDALSTSVYTLGLDEGKKLIESLKGVEAIFVTNDKKVYITSGLKDTFKLEDSSFKLQNK
- a CDS encoding NusG domain II-containing protein — protein: MKKGDKIVKYIVSILLALSVISIIFFKFFVKSENAVAVIKQNGKIIEKIDLSKVKEKKELKINYNDKDHKGYNTIEIDKGSIRFIDADCPDKVCVKSGVLKKPGETAACLPHKLIITIEKNNDKVDGVSY
- a CDS encoding Gx transporter family protein, which encodes MKNKNYNTRKMIFLSLMVGIALIIYIIEAQIPVLFPGIKLGLANVISLVTLIMLGGYEALLVMFLRTLLGSMFAGNMSSFMFSLAGGFLSNIIMIILYYKFKENLSLSSISICGAIFHNIGQLFIAAFVVKDFRIYVYLPVLMISGIITGYFIGLCTKHLNKNLGNVKLFNELK
- a CDS encoding cell wall-binding repeat-containing protein gives rise to the protein MLKKNKKILSVITATLVMVIGISFTNVQAASIKRMNGTNRIDTANKTAKEIFQKSEAVILVNGTGYADAVSSAPLSRLLNAPILLTENKGALESEVLKTISDLQNVKKIYIVGGTGVVSTTIESSLKSKGFQVTRYDGQKYSDKTRYGTNARVAEEILRLSPKSKTGILVNGQDGYADALSVASVAATNGYPVLFGNTKSVPNVVKNNIISKNKLQILAVGGSGVLPSSVVSSVNGTKITSDAQSKNRFQTNLAVLEYFKGKGGLDFSHVYIAAGGQGGKAGQGQFADALVASAAAAKTGSPLVLSGLGAGTTEIANAEKFVETNIEDEGNLVIVGGKASVSEAVEQKLDEKVGDFRILDIF
- the rnfB gene encoding RnfABCDGE type electron transport complex subunit B; the encoded protein is MNELLFPILSLGALGLVFGVLLGYASKKFAVEVDPKVPLIRDSLPGANCGGCGYAGCDAYAQAVAEGAAAPNCCTVGGAGVAEKVAEIMGVSVDESEPLKAYVKCNGTCDKAKQRGEYYGTMDCQQASVVPGGASKSCQYGCLGLGSCAKACAFDAIHVTEGGIAEVDPEKCVGCGACVKACPRAVIDLKPLSAVIRVACNSKDTLKAVKDICQVGCMTCKLCERTCPVKAITMENNLPVVDKEKCVKCMACVKKCPTNALIAYGKDIVVKEEKPAN